One Curtobacterium sp. BH-2-1-1 genomic region harbors:
- a CDS encoding carbohydrate ABC transporter permease, protein MRETFGAKSFKVVTLVVLTLFTVVPLYVMITTAIKPLGDVQNDFTWIPTNITIQPFIDMWSTVPLGKYFINSLVVCTVATVFSLIIATFAAYGVSRWNFKGKSTFTTAVLSTQMFPGVLFLLPLFLIFTNLGNALGIQLVGSWTGLIITYLTFTLPFSIWMLAGYFETIPRELDEAAMVDGSGPMGALFRVILPSARPGLVAVGIYSFMTAWGEVLFASVMTNGDGQTLAVGLQQYSTQTNVYWNQIMAASLVVSIPVVIAFLIVQRQFVAGLTAGAVK, encoded by the coding sequence GTGCGTGAGACATTCGGCGCCAAGTCCTTCAAGGTCGTGACCCTGGTCGTCCTGACCCTGTTCACGGTCGTCCCGCTCTACGTGATGATCACCACGGCCATCAAGCCGCTCGGTGACGTGCAGAACGACTTCACGTGGATCCCGACGAACATCACCATCCAGCCGTTCATCGACATGTGGTCGACGGTCCCGCTCGGCAAGTACTTCATCAACTCGCTCGTGGTCTGCACGGTCGCGACGGTGTTCTCGCTGATCATCGCGACCTTCGCCGCCTACGGTGTCTCGCGCTGGAACTTCAAGGGCAAGAGCACCTTCACCACCGCGGTGCTCTCCACCCAGATGTTCCCCGGCGTGCTGTTCCTGCTCCCGCTGTTCCTCATCTTCACGAACCTCGGGAACGCGCTCGGCATCCAGCTGGTCGGCAGCTGGACCGGCCTGATCATCACCTACCTGACGTTCACGCTCCCGTTCTCGATCTGGATGCTCGCGGGCTACTTCGAGACCATCCCGCGTGAACTCGACGAGGCCGCGATGGTCGACGGCTCCGGCCCGATGGGTGCCCTGTTCCGGGTCATCCTGCCCTCGGCGCGTCCGGGTCTGGTCGCGGTCGGCATCTACTCGTTCATGACGGCGTGGGGCGAGGTGCTCTTCGCCTCGGTCATGACGAACGGCGACGGGCAGACGCTGGCCGTCGGTCTGCAGCAGTACTCCACACAGACGAACGTGTACTGGAACCAGATCATGGCGGCGTCCCTCGTCGTCTCGATCCCGGTCGTGATCGCGTTCCTCATCGTGCAGCGGCAGTTCGTGGCCGGCCTGACGGCCGGTGCGGTGAAGTAG
- a CDS encoding ABC transporter ATP-binding protein, which translates to MYALKNVSKTYKQKNRTVTALTNVDLTIPQGQLVAIQGPTGGGKSTLLQMLGALDRPSAGSVLLGDQDVAKLGDGALTNLRATEIGFVFQSFNLIPTLTALENVETAFAGSLANRSRSEIRDRATAALREVGLGERLDHLPAELSGGQQQRVAIARALVKNPSVLLADEPTGALDEATRDEIMGLIEKQWKERGLTVVIVTHDSWVAKRAERRLHIKQGQVREV; encoded by the coding sequence ATCTACGCCCTGAAGAACGTGAGCAAGACGTACAAGCAGAAGAACCGGACCGTCACCGCGCTGACGAACGTCGACCTGACCATCCCGCAGGGGCAGCTCGTCGCGATCCAGGGGCCGACCGGCGGCGGCAAGTCGACCCTGCTGCAGATGCTCGGCGCGCTCGACCGTCCGAGTGCCGGCAGCGTGCTCCTCGGTGACCAGGACGTGGCGAAGCTCGGGGACGGGGCGCTGACGAACCTGCGGGCGACCGAGATCGGGTTCGTCTTCCAGAGCTTCAACCTCATCCCGACGTTGACGGCGCTGGAGAACGTCGAGACCGCGTTCGCCGGATCCCTCGCGAACCGGTCGCGGTCGGAGATCCGCGACCGGGCGACCGCGGCGCTCCGGGAGGTCGGCCTCGGCGAACGGCTCGACCACCTGCCCGCGGAGCTGTCCGGCGGGCAGCAGCAGCGCGTGGCCATCGCGCGGGCGCTGGTCAAGAACCCGAGCGTGCTGCTGGCGGACGAGCCGACCGGTGCGCTCGACGAGGCGACCCGTGACGAGATCATGGGCCTCATCGAGAAGCAGTGGAAGGAGCGCGGGCTCACCGTGGTCATCGTCACGCACGACTCGTGGGTGGCGAAGCGGGCCGAGCGCCGCCTGCACATCAAGCAGGGCCAGGTGCGCGAGGTGTAG